The Saccharomonospora glauca K62 genome has a segment encoding these proteins:
- a CDS encoding ATP-dependent Clp protease ATP-binding subunit, with protein MFERFTDRARRVVVLAQEEARMLNHNYIGTEHILLGLIHEGEGVAAKALESLGIALEGVRQQVEEIIGQGQQAPSGHIPFTPRAKKVLELSLREALQLGHNYIGTEHILLGLIREGEGVAAQVLVKLGADLNRVRQQVLQLLSGYQGKEPAEAGAGRGEGTPSSSLVLDQFGRNLTASAREGKLDPVIGRSKEIERVMQVLSRRTKNNPVLIGEPGVGKTAVVEGLAQNIVKGEVPETLKDKQLYTLDLGSLVAGSRYRGDFEERLKKVLKEIKTRGDIILFIDELHTLVGAGAAEGAIDAASILKPMLARGELQTIGATTLEEYRKYIEKDAALERRFQPIQVGEPSLEHTIEILKGLRDRYEAHHRVSITDSALVAAATLADRYINDRYLPDKAIDLIDEAGARMRIRRMTAPPDLREFDEKIAEVRREKESAIDAQDFERAARLRDEEKTLLGQKSEREKQWKDGDLDVVAEVDDEQIAEVLANWTGIPVFKLTEEETTRLLRMEEELHKRIIGQEDAVKAVSQAIRRTRAGLKDPKRPSGSFIFAGPSGVGKTELSKALANFLFGEDDALIQIDMGEFHDRYTASRLFGAPPGYVGYEEGGQLTEKVRRKPFSVVLFDEIEKAHQEIYNTLLQVLEDGRLTDGQGRTVDFKNTVLIFTSNLGTQDISKSVSLGFSSGSDETGRYEKMKQKVNEEMKKHFRPEFLNRIDDIIVFHQLTQEQIIQMVDLMVSRVEEQLKAKDMALELTDKAKALLAKRGFDPVLGARPLRRTIQREIEDQLSEKILFGEVQPGQIIIVDVEGWEIGDEHDDQAKFTFRGEPKPLDVPDAPPVSIAAAGGEESGESEQE; from the coding sequence ATGTTCGAAAGGTTCACCGACCGCGCGAGGCGGGTGGTTGTCCTGGCCCAGGAAGAGGCCCGGATGCTCAACCACAACTACATCGGCACCGAACACATCCTCCTGGGTTTGATCCACGAGGGTGAGGGTGTCGCCGCCAAGGCGCTTGAGTCGTTGGGTATCGCGCTGGAGGGTGTCCGTCAGCAGGTCGAGGAGATCATCGGCCAGGGCCAGCAGGCTCCCAGCGGGCACATTCCCTTCACCCCGCGAGCCAAGAAGGTGCTGGAGCTGTCGCTGCGTGAGGCACTGCAGCTCGGGCACAACTACATCGGTACCGAGCACATCCTGTTGGGCCTCATCCGCGAGGGCGAAGGTGTCGCGGCGCAGGTTCTCGTGAAGCTGGGCGCCGACCTCAACCGGGTCCGGCAGCAGGTGCTCCAGCTACTGTCCGGTTACCAGGGCAAGGAGCCTGCCGAGGCCGGTGCGGGTCGTGGCGAGGGCACCCCGTCGTCGTCGCTGGTGCTCGACCAGTTCGGGCGTAACCTCACCGCTTCCGCGCGGGAGGGCAAGCTCGACCCGGTCATCGGGCGCAGCAAGGAGATCGAGCGGGTCATGCAGGTGCTGTCCCGCCGTACCAAGAACAACCCGGTTCTCATCGGTGAGCCCGGCGTCGGCAAGACCGCCGTCGTCGAGGGCCTCGCCCAGAACATCGTCAAGGGCGAGGTGCCCGAGACGCTGAAGGACAAGCAGCTCTACACGCTCGACCTCGGGTCGCTGGTGGCCGGTTCGCGCTACCGCGGTGACTTCGAGGAGCGGTTGAAGAAGGTCCTCAAGGAGATCAAGACCCGCGGCGACATCATTCTGTTCATCGACGAGCTGCACACGCTCGTCGGCGCGGGTGCCGCCGAGGGCGCGATCGACGCGGCGAGCATCCTCAAGCCGATGCTGGCCCGTGGTGAGCTGCAGACCATCGGCGCGACCACGCTTGAGGAGTACCGCAAGTACATCGAGAAGGACGCCGCGCTGGAGCGTCGGTTCCAGCCGATCCAGGTCGGCGAGCCGTCGCTGGAGCACACCATCGAGATCCTCAAGGGCCTGCGCGACCGCTACGAGGCACACCACCGGGTGTCGATCACCGACTCGGCGTTGGTGGCCGCGGCGACTCTCGCCGACCGCTACATCAACGACCGGTACCTGCCGGACAAGGCGATCGACCTCATCGACGAGGCCGGTGCGCGGATGCGCATCCGCCGGATGACCGCGCCGCCGGACCTGCGCGAGTTCGACGAGAAGATCGCCGAGGTGCGTCGGGAGAAGGAGTCGGCCATCGACGCTCAGGACTTCGAGCGGGCCGCTCGGCTGCGCGACGAGGAGAAGACGCTCCTCGGCCAGAAGTCCGAACGCGAAAAGCAGTGGAAGGACGGTGACCTGGACGTCGTCGCGGAGGTCGACGACGAGCAGATCGCCGAGGTGCTGGCCAACTGGACCGGAATCCCGGTGTTCAAGCTCACCGAGGAGGAGACCACGCGTCTGCTCCGCATGGAGGAGGAGCTGCACAAGCGGATCATCGGCCAGGAGGACGCGGTTAAGGCCGTGTCGCAGGCCATCCGCCGTACGCGGGCCGGCCTGAAGGACCCGAAGCGCCCGTCCGGCTCGTTCATCTTCGCCGGTCCCTCCGGTGTCGGTAAGACTGAGCTGTCCAAGGCGCTGGCCAACTTCCTGTTCGGTGAGGACGACGCACTCATCCAGATCGACATGGGTGAGTTCCACGACCGCTACACCGCCTCGCGGCTGTTCGGTGCCCCTCCGGGCTACGTCGGCTACGAGGAGGGCGGCCAGCTCACCGAGAAGGTGCGCCGCAAGCCGTTCTCCGTGGTCCTCTTCGACGAGATCGAGAAGGCCCACCAGGAGATCTACAACACGCTGCTGCAGGTGCTGGAGGACGGCCGCCTGACCGACGGTCAGGGTCGCACGGTCGACTTCAAGAACACGGTGCTGATCTTCACCTCGAACCTGGGCACGCAGGACATCTCCAAGTCCGTGAGCCTGGGCTTCTCTTCCGGTTCCGACGAGACCGGTCGGTACGAGAAGATGAAGCAAAAGGTCAACGAGGAGATGAAGAAGCACTTCCGGCCCGAGTTCCTCAACCGGATCGACGACATCATCGTCTTCCACCAGCTCACCCAGGAGCAGATCATCCAGATGGTGGACCTGATGGTGTCCCGCGTCGAGGAGCAGCTCAAGGCCAAGGACATGGCTCTGGAGCTGACCGACAAGGCGAAGGCTCTGCTGGCCAAGCGGGGCTTCGACCCGGTGCTCGGTGCGCGGCCGCTGCGCAGGACCATCCAGCGGGAGATCGAGGACCAGCTGTCCGAGAAGATCCTGTTCGGCGAGGTCCAGCCCGGTCAGATCATCATCGTGGACGTCGAAGGTTGGGAGATCGGCGACGAGCACGACGACCAGGCGAAGTTCACCTTCCGCGGCGAGCCGAAGCCGCTGGATGTGCCCGACGCTCCGCCGGTGAGCATCGCCGCCGCGGGCGGCGAGGAGTCCGGCGAGTCGGAGCAGGAGTGA